From Xyrauchen texanus isolate HMW12.3.18 chromosome 44, RBS_HiC_50CHRs, whole genome shotgun sequence:
AACTTGTACTGTAATTGTAGGATTCAATTAACATAATAGAACAAATCTTTTCCTCTCTATAGATGTCTTGCAGGACAATGATAACTCCCAGAACAGTTTTTTTCATGTGCTTTGCCTTATTCTTGGCATGTGCTAACTCGAATGCTGACATGCCAAAAACTGGTAATGAAACAATCAATAAAACAAATGGAAGTACTTCCACCAAACCAATATCAAACCAAACTACAAACACCACATCTCAAGGATCTGGAACAtcatcaaataaaaataacagtacATCAAACCCTAATGAAAACTATAAAGGAAAGTGCATTTTCGCTCTGCCAGAGGACATGCTGGTACTGGTTCTAGTTGCCATCACAGTGGCTTGCTTTGTACTGCTGCTGACCACACTGATGTGTGCCTGCCAGATTTGCAACCTGAGAGGAATAATCTCCAGGCTCGAGCCTCATCGTAGCAATGTAGACCTGCATACcttcagagagaggagagaatcaCTAAGCAAGAACAAAGAACAAGGGCAGCCAACTGAGACCTGCATCATGTTATCAGAGGTCACCACAGCACaagaggagagaagagaggaTGAGGACAGAGTTCTGGAGGACAAGACGGAGGAAAAAGGAGAAACCGAGCAGCCCAGTTCTGAGCCATTTGCAAAGGGCCCAAACGGTAACGTCACCCAGGAGAACAGCGCTGGAGTCGAGATTAAAGATGAAGTAGCACCAGAGAGCAAAGGCACAGTGTGATCAGGACCACAATCTGTTGTCACACAGCTCCACTTAGTGGCATTTAAAGTCTTCACCTGCtttatttaagggatagttcacctaaagatAATTTACTAAACTTCATGTTGTTAAAATAAACGACTGAGTTTCGATCTTCCATAGAACATAAAAACAGATGTTAGGCAGTTTGTTAGtcttagtcactattcactttcattgcaattgtttttttcttctgtacaTTGAAAATTAAAGGTGACTAAAGTTGTCATTCTGCCAGGCCTCTCCTTTGTGTtcgacaggtttggaacaatatgaggctaagtaaatgatgacagaattatttttgtgtaaaaattatttaaatgttaaagcTTTGCAAGTCTTCTGTACAGGACGCAAGAGGAAGGTTTCTAATCTACGAGTATGGTTCAAAGACTGCAGTGATATGTCATGAAAAATGACACGAAGACCAACTGTTAGAACTGAAAGTATTGAAAATAAGCAGCTGTTGCTTTCAACATAAATTTTCTTTGTTAAGAGCTATAAAAAGTTTCTGTTTGACTGTTTCTGGAGCCAAAATTGTGCATTTATGCTGTCTTCTGTATTTTAAATCTTTATTCTTTTATATttgagaataaaatgttttaaggtGTCTTAAGTTGTATCCTTTTAAACCTGGGAACTTACAGGTTTGGTATTtctcataaaatatttataataaatcaaTAGGCTTACATCAGTTCTCACATTTTACAGCCACACCTAACATTTTAGGTTTTAACTCACACTTCAACAAAGTCACATGATCAAGCACAATATATTCTCAGCCTGTTATACACAGACAAGCAAATTCAAATCAGGTTATGAATGGACTATCTTATCTGATACCTTGATTCTGATCTTTATTCTGGTGAGCAGATAAACAACTGGAGTTTTACTGTGGTATGATACACAAACTCTGGGAAGACACACATAAACTCTAATGTCTGGGTGTAAATTTCTGATGGGCactaaaataactttttgtgaaaaggataaaaaatgtaatgcttgCAAAAGAAACTACCAAGTTTACATGATGAACGAAGAGAATTTAAGATGCTTCCCTGTAGGATTTTCAACATTGATCAATgtgatgttttttaaataaaattaatcaaacatattaaatataaatgcattgaaatataaaattatatctttttaaaattatgattGAACAATAAATCTTATAATAAGACTAAAATAATTATTACTAAGTATACATTTAGCAGCGACTTTTATTAAAAGTCCTGAGAATTAGTGCCAACCCTTCCTTATGAAATATGAGCCCTTCCatactgtatatctactgtacaAGTTTAGATTGTATTACTTTTACTCTCTCTACAGTGATAAAACAAGACTAAATACACAACATGGAGATGTTCAGACcttgtttgttaatttgtttgcTGGCCATTTAACTGTCGTTGAGCATCTCACCAACTCAAAACCACACGGATGCAAATGTAGGACACTTACTTTTAAAACCTTGGCACTATATGTTTTTTGGAGACTTCTCGACCAAGCTGTTGACAATGCCAGCATCAGAAGAGCCTTAAAACGCAATAACCAGCAAGCCACTCACAGCAATACCTATTGTCTTGAGTTTAACAGGAAAGACACAGTCAACAACGCCTCAAGAATTAGATGTTTCGCCAATTAGACTTCATTCATGGCAGttaatactcaaaccaacccgtctggcaccaacaatcatccatgcgattatcgaATCACCCAGTTGTGTGGTAGcagtgcactgcataaaatcttgcagatacgggtcaggagcttcaggttaATGTTCACAccaccattagaatggggaataatgtgatctcagtgatttggaccatggcatgattgttggtgccagatgggctggtaagAGTATTACTGTAAcagctgatcttctgggattttcaccacataagtctctagaatttactcagcaaggtgccaaaaacaaaaaacatccaataagcagcagttctgtggacataaATACCTCGCAGCTGGAATTTATATTCTTTATCACATGTCCATCAGAGGCATCCACAAATACAAAAGCTACAAATATAAACAAcacacaagaaaaataaattgtggtGAAGTAAACAGCAGAAAAGATCAAGTACTTTCTAAATTGACTAAGTTAGTTAAAGCAAGAACATGataatattaagtaaattgtacattcaaatgtaaaaatttatGCTCTAGCTCAGTGGTTTCCACcgtgttcctggaggccccccaacactacacattgtGGATATCTCCCTTATCAAACACACCCGATTCAACccatcagctcattagtggagactccaaaacctgaattgggtgtcaaatagggagatatacaaaatgtgcagtggtGGGGAGCCTCCAGGATCAGGGATAGGAAGCActgctctagcttataagtaaatattatttatgattgatcTATATCTAGAAAATGTGTCATCAtttatcaatcctaaagtagaaaaccatgtcatgtttatttgctaatttgagtaaatttgacTGGTAAATAGAATAACTCAATTTTACTTtttgaagctggtgttcccagcatgcactgggcttgaataattaatgagtttGCATAGTTTCACTGTTTTCAGGTTTATTTACacaatttttattgtaaatgttttatgtttggtAACTTCCTACTTTGTGCAGTCTGAAGTAAaatttctactcaaaattaccaGTTCACTATcagaaaataacattaaaaaaattctgtttatcaTCACCGTCATCATGTTTTGTTCACCAATTGTTTAAGTCACTTTCATTCCACATCCTATATAGTCTATGAGACATCATTACCTTGCATTATTGGCAAAAGAAACATACATCTATTGCCAATAATGCAAGGTAATGATGTCTCATAGACTATATAGGATGCATTAAGCTCTCCAGTGGAAAGTTTTGatatgtcatgtggtacatgatgAAACTTGTATTTCATGATGAAAAATTCTAAATGTGACATGTTCTAATAATATTTTCATGATATACAatgtatatcatatttataaGTAATGTTACTGTGTTCACTAACATGTTTAAGCTAAATTAACTCactttaattaacattatgcaatGAAGTTAAATAGATTTTACTTCATTTTATACCATTAAGATTTACATAGAAAAGTGGTGTGCAAAAACgtgcaaaataaaaatgacttaaatcttactagtaattttttttacaatgcacGTTGTGTTGCCTAAAGGctatagaaataaagaaataaagaaagaaaaagagggatgaaaAAAGAGGAAATGGATGCTGAATGAGGAAATCCTAAAGAGGAAACCGAAGAGTCAGCACATCCtatcgctcgctcgctctctctctctctatacaagGGCAGAATTAACTCTACTACACTCCCCCTCCCTCCACCTCCACTATCAGAGTGATCCCAGTGAGGCACCTGCACAGAGAGAGAAGAGATCTGGATAATACTGCAGTAAATGTCAGGAAACAGAACCACAGAAAACTAGATCAGAACTGCACTGATCTGCATACTAAAGAGAAAGAAAGGAGAAATGGAGATAAATTAATCAACAAAGAAGCCAGGACAAAAAAGAGCACAGAGTCATGCTAAGGAAAAGGTAAGTAATTCACAATGC
This genomic window contains:
- the LOC127636566 gene encoding uncharacterized protein LOC127636566, giving the protein MSCRTMITPRTVFFMCFALFLACANSNADMPKTGNETINKTNGSTSTKPISNQTTNTTSQGSGTSSNKNNSTSNPNENYKGKCIFALPEDMLVLVLVAITVACFVLLLTTLMCACQICNLRGIISRLEPHRSNVDLHTFRERRESLSKNKEQGQPTETCIMLSEVTTAQEERREDEDRVLEDKTEEKGETEQPSSEPFAKGPNGNVTQENSAGVEIKDEVAPESKGTV